The Neobacillus sp. PS3-34 genome has a window encoding:
- a CDS encoding thioredoxin family protein, with product MNELESMEQFEQMKHEGKHLFMFSADWCPDCRVIEPVLPDIEKKFTEFTFVHVDRDKFIELCQQLDVYGIPSFIGFEKGKELGRFVSKDRKTPEEIEGFIIGLQ from the coding sequence ATGAATGAATTAGAATCAATGGAACAATTTGAGCAAATGAAACACGAAGGCAAGCATTTATTCATGTTTTCTGCTGATTGGTGCCCTGACTGCAGAGTGATTGAACCGGTGCTTCCGGATATTGAGAAAAAATTTACCGAGTTTACCTTTGTCCATGTTGATCGGGACAAATTCATTGAATTATGCCAGCAGTTGGATGTATATGGTATTCCAAGCTTCATCGGATTCGAAAAAGGAAAAGAACTGGGTCGTTTCGTCAGCAAGGACAGAAAAACTCCAGAAGAAATTGAAGGGTTTATCATCGGTTTGCAATAA
- a CDS encoding DUF1444 domain-containing protein encodes MKMDSRKMRKELESRLGNESRSISYDREKDQLRIENTRSGKGITVSLSGIVAKWHSEKEKAIDEVVYYIEEGLKAMDDTVQLTEHEKKIFPVIRSTSFPAEAEEGVPFLYEEHTAETRIYYAYDLGNTYRLIDSRIMKKEGWDEARVKEIALFNVRSLSTTLKEDNVAGNMFYFLNTKDGYDASRILNKVFLSDIQKKITGTMAVAVPHQDVLIIADIQNDTGYDVLAQMTMGFFANGPVPITALSFLYEDGNLEPIFILGKNRR; translated from the coding sequence ATGAAAATGGATAGCAGAAAAATGAGAAAAGAACTAGAGTCGCGATTAGGAAACGAGAGTCGCTCCATTTCTTATGACCGGGAAAAGGACCAGCTCCGGATTGAGAACACCCGTAGTGGAAAAGGAATAACTGTTTCACTGTCGGGTATTGTTGCAAAATGGCATTCAGAAAAAGAAAAAGCAATCGATGAAGTTGTTTATTATATCGAAGAAGGTTTAAAGGCGATGGATGATACTGTCCAGCTGACAGAGCATGAAAAAAAGATTTTTCCAGTTATCCGTTCTACTTCCTTTCCAGCTGAAGCAGAAGAAGGTGTTCCATTTTTATACGAAGAACATACAGCAGAAACGAGAATTTATTATGCATACGATCTTGGTAATACCTATCGTTTAATTGATTCCCGCATCATGAAAAAAGAGGGCTGGGATGAGGCCAGAGTAAAAGAAATCGCTCTTTTCAACGTTAGATCTTTGTCTACTACACTAAAAGAAGACAATGTTGCAGGCAATATGTTTTATTTCCTCAACACAAAGGATGGATATGATGCCAGCCGCATTTTAAATAAAGTATTCCTCAGTGATATTCAAAAAAAAATCACTGGAACGATGGCTGTGGCTGTCCCACATCAAGATGTCCTGATTATTGCTGATATTCAAAATGATACTGGCTATGATGTTCTCGCTCAAATGACTATGGGCTTCTTTGCGAATGGGCCTGTTCCGATAACGGCATTGTCATTTTTATATGAGGATGGCAATCTTGAACCGATATTTATCTTAGGGAAGAATCGCAGGTAA
- the murC gene encoding UDP-N-acetylmuramate--L-alanine ligase — MTIHHFVGIKGSGMSALAQILHDMKFEVQGSDVEKRFFTQIALEQSGIKILPFQKENIQPGMTIIAGNAYPDTHEEIQEAMKLGLPIVRYHRFLGDFMQNFTSVAVTGAHGKTSTTGLLAHVMKGAKPTSFLIGDGTGKGEEGSEYFVFEACEYRRHFLSYFPDYTIMTNIDFDHPDYFANIEDVCSAFQEMALQVKKGIFACGDDEQLQKIQAKVPVLFYGFGEENDYQAKNLVTSSEGTTFDVFIRNTLFETFSIPTFGNHNVLNSLAVIALCHYEELDVEIVKEQLKTFQGVKRRFSEKNMGSQILIDDYAHHPTEIKATIDAARQKYPDKEIVAVFQPHTFTRTQTFLEDFADSLNLADKVYLCEIFGSARENHGKLSIKDLQERVERSEILSEENTSMLQQHDNSVIVFMGAGDIQKFQEAYEKQLTV, encoded by the coding sequence ATGACTATTCACCATTTCGTAGGTATAAAGGGGTCGGGAATGAGTGCACTGGCACAAATTCTGCACGATATGAAGTTTGAGGTGCAGGGCTCCGATGTTGAAAAGCGATTTTTTACACAAATAGCTCTTGAACAATCAGGAATAAAAATTCTTCCTTTTCAAAAGGAAAATATTCAGCCGGGTATGACAATTATTGCAGGTAATGCCTATCCCGATACGCATGAGGAAATACAGGAGGCAATGAAGCTAGGTCTTCCGATTGTACGCTATCATCGTTTCCTCGGAGACTTCATGCAAAATTTCACAAGTGTCGCTGTTACAGGCGCCCATGGAAAAACCTCTACGACTGGCTTGCTTGCTCATGTAATGAAAGGGGCTAAGCCAACTTCCTTTTTAATCGGTGACGGTACTGGTAAAGGTGAAGAGGGATCTGAATACTTCGTTTTTGAAGCTTGCGAATATAGAAGGCACTTTTTATCGTATTTTCCGGATTATACAATCATGACGAATATCGATTTTGATCATCCTGATTATTTTGCCAATATTGAAGATGTGTGCTCGGCTTTCCAGGAGATGGCACTTCAAGTAAAGAAAGGTATTTTTGCCTGCGGAGATGATGAGCAGTTGCAAAAAATCCAGGCAAAAGTTCCAGTGCTTTTTTACGGATTTGGCGAGGAGAATGATTATCAAGCCAAAAATCTTGTTACATCATCTGAAGGAACGACCTTTGATGTGTTTATAAGAAACACCTTGTTCGAAACGTTCTCCATTCCTACATTTGGGAACCATAACGTTTTAAATTCATTAGCGGTAATTGCTTTATGCCATTACGAGGAATTGGATGTAGAAATAGTTAAGGAACAGCTTAAAACATTCCAGGGTGTTAAAAGAAGGTTCTCGGAAAAAAACATGGGTTCACAGATTCTTATTGACGACTATGCCCATCATCCAACTGAAATTAAGGCTACAATCGATGCGGCAAGGCAGAAGTATCCTGATAAAGAAATCGTAGCTGTTTTTCAGCCGCATACATTTACACGTACCCAAACATTTTTGGAAGACTTTGCAGATAGCCTGAATTTAGCAGACAAAGTGTATCTTTGTGAAATTTTTGGTTCAGCAAGGGAGAATCATGGCAAACTTTCCATAAAGGATCTTCAGGAAAGGGTAGAACGTTCTGAAATCTTGTCTGAAGAAAATACCTCAATGCTTCAGCAACATGACAATAGTGTCATTGTTTTTATGGGAGCAGGAGATATACAGAAGTTTCAGGAAGCATACGAGAAGCAATTAACGGTATAA
- a CDS encoding aminopeptidase, with the protein MKDPRIETLARNLINYSVQLQKGEKVLIENFGLQRELVTALVKEAYAAGGYPFVLLKDQQVDRSMLMGAQEEQFNMIADFEAAVMSKMDAYIGLRSGDNINEHADVPADKMKIYGGTVGKKVHRDIRVPKTKWVVLRYPNSSMAQLAKMSTEAFEDFYFNVCNLDYGKMDKAMDSLVELMNRTDKVRITGPGTDLSFSIKDIPAIKCAGRLNIPDGEVYSAPVRDSVNGVITYNTPSPYQGFTFENVKLTFRDGKIVEAESNDSERINKIFDTDEGARFVGEFAIGVNPYILNPMQDILFDEKIDGSFHFTPGQCYDDAFNGNHSNIHWDMVNIQRPEYGGGEIYFDDVLIRKDGRFVIPELEVLNPENLK; encoded by the coding sequence ATGAAAGATCCACGTATTGAAACATTGGCAAGAAATTTAATTAATTACTCAGTTCAGCTCCAAAAAGGCGAAAAAGTGCTTATAGAAAATTTCGGCCTGCAGCGTGAACTGGTTACTGCTCTTGTAAAGGAAGCATATGCAGCAGGAGGCTATCCGTTTGTCCTATTAAAAGACCAGCAGGTTGACCGCTCGATGTTAATGGGTGCACAGGAAGAGCAATTTAATATGATTGCCGATTTTGAAGCGGCTGTCATGAGCAAAATGGATGCATACATAGGACTTCGCTCCGGTGATAACATTAATGAGCATGCAGATGTACCAGCTGACAAAATGAAAATTTATGGCGGTACGGTTGGCAAAAAGGTGCATCGCGATATTCGTGTACCAAAAACGAAGTGGGTCGTTCTTCGTTACCCGAATTCTTCAATGGCTCAATTAGCTAAAATGAGTACGGAAGCCTTCGAAGACTTCTACTTCAATGTATGCAATCTCGATTATGGAAAAATGGATAAAGCAATGGACAGCCTTGTTGAATTAATGAACCGGACAGACAAGGTCAGAATTACTGGTCCTGGTACGGACCTTTCTTTTTCTATCAAAGACATCCCTGCGATCAAATGTGCAGGAAGGCTTAACATTCCTGATGGAGAGGTTTATTCTGCCCCAGTACGTGACTCTGTCAATGGCGTAATCACTTACAACACTCCATCTCCATATCAGGGCTTTACCTTTGAGAATGTAAAACTTACTTTTAGAGACGGGAAAATTGTTGAAGCTGAATCGAATGACAGCGAACGAATCAATAAAATCTTTGATACTGATGAAGGCGCACGCTTTGTTGGAGAGTTTGCGATAGGGGTAAATCCTTACATTCTTAATCCAATGCAGGATATCTTATTCGATGAGAAAATAGACGGAAGCTTCCACTTTACTCCAGGGCAATGCTATGATGATGCCTTCAACGGCAACCATTCAAACATTCACTGGGATATGGTCAATATCCAGCGCCCTGAATACGGCGGCGGAGAAATCTATTTTGACGATGTTTTAATCCGAAAAGACGGTCGATTCGTCATTCCTGAGCTGGAAGTATTGAATCCGGAAAACTTAAAATAA
- a CDS encoding DUF948 domain-containing protein, whose translation MKIILYLSVALIAVAFFVLVIYLSKTLKSLQKTLESVSKTLVGLEGQLDGVTRETTVLLHKTNTLADDIQRKSESLNTVVDAVKDVGKAVNKFNHSIQNITNTVDRQIEQNKEKISQVMQWSNVFLELKDKWKSKKEKTYTVPEHELMARESQRERVRSR comes from the coding sequence ATGAAAATTATTTTGTACTTGAGCGTAGCCCTTATAGCGGTCGCTTTTTTTGTACTTGTCATTTACTTATCAAAAACATTGAAATCACTTCAAAAGACGCTTGAAAGTGTTTCGAAAACCTTGGTTGGGCTGGAGGGCCAGCTGGATGGAGTGACAAGGGAAACAACAGTGCTGTTACATAAGACCAACACACTGGCAGACGATATCCAAAGAAAATCGGAAAGCTTAAATACTGTAGTGGATGCAGTAAAAGATGTAGGAAAAGCAGTCAATAAATTTAATCATTCTATACAGAATATTACCAACACTGTGGATAGGCAGATTGAACAAAATAAAGAAAAAATTTCACAAGTTATGCAGTGGAGTAATGTTTTCCTAGAATTAAAGGATAAGTGGAAATCTAAAAAGGAAAAGACTTACACGGTCCCTGAACACGAATTGATGGCCAGAGAAAGCCAGCGGGAAAGAGTAAGGTCACGATAG
- a CDS encoding YtxH domain-containing protein: MAGREYETRETNQIKNEGSPGSKEFFMGALFGGIVGAAVALFLAPKSGKDMRDTINQQAILVKDKTAPVLENVVNKSTNIVSMTKEKSASLTQAVTEQTAGLVNKAKSLTGTIGNEGEKQETTTYIPINGSTAQTSKPKSFDDLTLADETDVKQKLEEAKKAFDEEESKINN; encoded by the coding sequence ATGGCAGGCAGAGAGTATGAAACTAGAGAAACCAATCAAATAAAAAATGAAGGAAGTCCCGGCTCTAAGGAATTCTTTATGGGAGCATTGTTCGGAGGCATCGTAGGAGCTGCTGTTGCATTATTTTTGGCTCCCAAATCTGGTAAGGATATGAGGGATACAATTAATCAGCAGGCAATCCTGGTGAAAGATAAAACAGCTCCAGTACTGGAAAATGTAGTGAATAAGAGTACTAATATCGTATCAATGACGAAAGAGAAATCGGCATCATTGACTCAGGCGGTAACAGAGCAAACAGCCGGACTTGTCAATAAAGCTAAAAGCCTCACGGGTACCATCGGAAACGAAGGTGAAAAGCAAGAGACAACAACATATATCCCAATTAATGGTTCAACTGCTCAAACTAGCAAGCCAAAATCATTTGATGATTTAACACTTGCTGATGAAACCGATGTAAAGCAAAAGCTGGAAGAAGCAAAAAAAGCTTTTGATGAAGAGGAAAGCAAGATTAATAATTAA
- the ytxJ gene encoding bacillithiol system redox-active protein YtxJ: protein MLEKINSIEEFDELLSNKKNLIVLKHSSTCPISHAAYEEYQKFASESQKVPAYFLVVQDSRSLSNHIAEKFEIKHESPQAILFAGEKPVWNASHWKINTRALKDAVSINE, encoded by the coding sequence ATGCTTGAGAAGATAAACTCAATTGAAGAATTTGATGAGCTATTAAGCAATAAAAAGAACCTTATTGTTTTGAAACATAGTTCAACCTGCCCAATCAGCCATGCTGCATATGAGGAGTATCAGAAGTTTGCATCCGAAAGCCAGAAGGTCCCTGCTTATTTTTTAGTAGTGCAGGATTCCCGGTCACTATCAAACCATATTGCCGAGAAGTTTGAAATTAAACACGAATCTCCGCAAGCCATTTTGTTTGCAGGGGAGAAACCGGTTTGGAATGCTTCACACTGGAAAATTAACACTCGTGCCTTGAAGGACGCTGTAAGCATTAACGAATAA
- a CDS encoding bifunctional 3-deoxy-7-phosphoheptulonate synthase/chorismate mutase, translated as MGNNGLDQLRTRVDELNLELLRLINERAQIVQEIGRVKEGQGENRYDPVRERKMLDKIKENNNGPFENKTIDHIFKEIFKAGMDLQKDDHSNALLVSRKKKPENTIVELKGQKIGDGQAHFVFGPCSVESYEQVASVAMNMKAKGLKLLRGGAFKPRTSPYDFQGLGVEGLKILKRIADEYDMAVISEIVNPADIEIAVDYLDVIQIGARNMQNFELLKAAGAVNKPVLLKRGIAATIEEFINAAEYIMSQGNGQIILCERGIRTYERATRNTLDITAVPILKQETHLPVFVDVTHSTGRRDLLLPAAKAALAIGADGVMAEVHPDPAVALSDSAQQMDLKQFDHFYQELSSSRFARI; from the coding sequence ATGGGCAATAATGGATTAGATCAACTACGAACACGTGTCGACGAACTCAATTTGGAACTATTAAGGTTAATTAACGAAAGAGCTCAAATCGTCCAAGAAATTGGACGGGTGAAGGAAGGCCAGGGAGAAAACCGATATGATCCTGTCCGCGAACGAAAAATGCTTGATAAGATTAAAGAGAATAATAACGGACCTTTTGAAAATAAAACCATTGACCATATTTTTAAGGAAATTTTTAAAGCGGGTATGGATCTTCAAAAAGATGACCATAGCAACGCATTGCTGGTTTCGAGAAAGAAAAAGCCTGAAAATACGATTGTTGAATTGAAGGGTCAAAAGATTGGCGATGGACAGGCGCATTTTGTTTTTGGACCATGCTCTGTAGAATCGTATGAACAGGTAGCATCAGTAGCAATGAACATGAAAGCAAAGGGCTTAAAGCTTCTTCGAGGCGGTGCTTTCAAACCTAGAACCTCTCCTTATGATTTCCAGGGGCTCGGAGTGGAAGGGCTTAAAATACTTAAACGGATTGCAGACGAATATGATATGGCTGTCATCAGTGAAATTGTCAATCCTGCCGATATAGAAATAGCTGTGGACTATCTTGACGTAATCCAGATTGGCGCCCGTAACATGCAAAACTTTGAACTTTTAAAAGCAGCTGGCGCAGTTAACAAACCGGTTCTTCTTAAACGAGGAATTGCTGCTACAATTGAAGAATTCATCAATGCTGCAGAATATATAATGTCCCAAGGAAACGGCCAGATTATCCTATGTGAGCGAGGAATAAGGACGTATGAACGGGCTACAAGAAACACGCTAGATATTACAGCAGTACCGATTTTAAAACAAGAAACGCATCTGCCAGTCTTTGTTGATGTTACACATTCAACTGGAAGACGGGATCTGCTTCTTCCTGCGGCAAAAGCGGCGCTTGCGATCGGCGCAGATGGAGTTATGGCGGAAGTCCATCCGGATCCTGCTGTAGCACTTTCTGACTCGGCACAACAAATGGATCTTAAGCAATTTGATCACTTTTACCAAGAACTTTCTTCTTCCCGTTTTGCGAGAATCTGA
- a CDS encoding acetoin utilization protein AcuC has translation MTDKSVFIYSEELLKYKFNSHHPFNQFRLKLTLDLLKKMHAINDSLIVPPRMATEEELCMIHDPDYVNAVKLAGLNQLEKEKAENFGLGTEDTPVFPGMHEASALLVGGTLTAVDQVMSGQADHALHLGGGLHHGFRGKASGFCIYNDSSVAIQYLQKKYNARVLYVDTDAHHGDGVQWSFYDDPNVCTLSIHETGRYLFPGTGNVNERGQGKGYGFSFNIPVDAFTEDESLLFAYSSALKEVAEFFKPDIILTQNGADSHYYDPLTHLSATMKIYREIPKIAHEIAHQYCNGKWIAVGGGGYDIWRVVPRAWALIWLEMTENSNCYGSLPAEWIDFWQKEAPVTLPKMWDDPEDMYEPIPRKDEISEKNMRTLEKALYPIRSHTKTESM, from the coding sequence ATGACAGATAAAAGTGTTTTTATTTATTCAGAAGAGCTGTTGAAATATAAATTCAACAGCCATCATCCTTTTAATCAATTCCGGCTCAAGTTGACTTTAGATTTATTAAAGAAAATGCACGCAATAAATGATAGCTTAATTGTTCCACCCCGAATGGCTACTGAGGAAGAGCTTTGCATGATTCACGATCCGGATTATGTGAATGCAGTCAAATTGGCTGGTTTAAACCAACTTGAGAAAGAAAAAGCTGAAAATTTTGGGTTAGGAACGGAAGATACCCCTGTATTTCCAGGAATGCATGAAGCAAGCGCACTGCTTGTAGGCGGAACATTGACAGCAGTTGACCAGGTTATGTCCGGGCAGGCAGATCATGCCCTCCATCTCGGCGGTGGTTTGCATCATGGCTTCCGCGGTAAGGCATCCGGGTTTTGCATTTATAACGACAGCTCGGTTGCCATCCAGTATTTGCAGAAAAAGTATAATGCACGGGTACTATATGTTGATACTGATGCCCATCATGGTGACGGTGTGCAGTGGTCTTTTTATGATGATCCAAACGTTTGCACTCTTTCCATACATGAAACGGGAAGATATTTATTTCCTGGAACCGGCAATGTTAATGAGAGAGGCCAAGGAAAAGGTTATGGTTTTTCCTTTAACATCCCAGTAGACGCCTTTACAGAGGATGAATCCTTGCTTTTTGCCTACTCTAGCGCTTTAAAGGAAGTAGCTGAATTTTTCAAACCTGATATCATCCTGACTCAAAACGGTGCCGACTCACATTATTATGATCCGCTAACACATTTGTCTGCAACAATGAAGATTTATCGGGAAATTCCAAAGATCGCTCACGAAATCGCCCACCAGTATTGTAATGGAAAATGGATTGCAGTCGGCGGTGGCGGCTATGACATATGGAGGGTAGTTCCAAGAGCCTGGGCGTTAATATGGCTTGAAATGACTGAAAACTCTAATTGTTATGGAAGTTTGCCTGCAGAGTGGATTGATTTCTGGCAAAAAGAAGCTCCTGTTACGCTTCCAAAAATGTGGGATGATCCGGAAGACATGTATGAACCTATCCCCCGAAAAGATGAAATATCTGAAAAGAACATGAGGACGTTAGAAAAAGCACTTTATCCTATTCGAAGTCATACAAAAACAGAGTCTATGTAA
- a CDS encoding GNAT family N-acetyltransferase has protein sequence MEHKRTYNAKELKTPHGSLIIEGPVTPEKLAGYDFHEDLVAFRTPVQQHKALIGIAGLPEGRIIIARNRDTIVGYVTYLYPDPLERWSEGKMDNLIELGAIEVIPQFRGCSVGKNLLRVSMMDDAMENYITITTEYYWHWDLKGTGLNVWEYRKIMEKMMNAGGLELYATDDPEICSHPANCLMAKIGKRIDSESVQKFDRLRFMNRFMY, from the coding sequence ATGGAACATAAAAGAACCTACAACGCAAAAGAACTTAAGACTCCGCACGGGAGCTTGATTATAGAAGGGCCTGTGACACCTGAAAAACTAGCAGGCTATGATTTCCATGAAGACCTTGTTGCATTTCGGACTCCAGTCCAGCAACATAAAGCACTGATTGGAATCGCCGGGCTTCCTGAAGGAAGAATTATTATTGCACGAAACCGAGATACCATTGTCGGTTATGTGACTTACTTATATCCCGATCCTCTTGAACGCTGGTCGGAAGGGAAAATGGATAATTTAATAGAATTGGGAGCCATCGAAGTCATTCCACAGTTTAGAGGATGCTCAGTTGGCAAAAACCTCTTAAGGGTTTCCATGATGGATGATGCTATGGAAAACTATATCACTATCACAACCGAATATTATTGGCACTGGGACTTAAAAGGAACCGGCTTGAATGTGTGGGAGTACCGAAAAATAATGGAGAAAATGATGAATGCAGGTGGACTGGAATTGTATGCAACAGATGATCCGGAAATTTGTTCACATCCCGCCAACTGTCTTATGGCCAAAATCGGAAAAAGAATTGATAGTGAATCTGTACAAAAATTTGACCGCCTTCGGTTTATGAACCGCTTCATGTACTAA